The Coffea arabica cultivar ET-39 chromosome 2c, Coffea Arabica ET-39 HiFi, whole genome shotgun sequence genome includes the window GTCTCCCCACCCACCCACCGACCCCAACCCCACCTCCCAAacttgagaaaaaatatatggTTTGTTAAGTACATTTTATTTTCACCCCCTCCAAaatggaaatcatgattttggaGGTGTCCCAAACTCCGAGTTTCCTACTCTTCTTCTTGCGGTCGTCCTCATATTTTGCATAATGTTTTGATAGTTTCGATAATAGGACTAGCCCTGAGCTTTCTTGAATTCATTTCTCACAAAATTCAATCAATTATCGACTTTAGTTATgcacaagaattgaagtttgaGTTAGTCAAATGATTGGCCTGTTCACCAGCTAGTGGCAGGATGGAACTAGTCAGTACCATGATGCTAAAGATCGAAGAACACCGTCTCCGTACTGCAACTGTTGATCAGAATTGACATATCAAATTTCAACGTCAAATGGTGAATGAGGAGATAAAGAGCAAATCTAGTGGAGCCCCGACCTGCTTTTTAAGTTACGAATGATCGTAACGCGCGTACCCAATGTTTAATTTCCTGTGCAGTTTCATTCTTCAGAGAGCGTTCGTTCACCAATTCTTGCGACaaagatgaaagaaaaatagaccatatatttctttttcaatgaaagaaaaaaggatCCCACGTACTTGTTTCTCTTTATCGGCCTAAACTTTCAATGACACTCACATGTTTCTTGTCATGGTATATGATTTTATGAACCTAGTCTTACGTTGTCCTACCAAACCGGATGGTTTAAATTGAGCCGAAGGCAGCAGGTAGCAGGTTTTCAGGTCACTATATTGAAAGATCGGACAAAATCACTGCTATAAAAAAGAGTCGAGTAGAATTCAATGAACGCTCTCCGTCCAGGCATACTATTGAAGAACTCATGAaacttatgtggtttttgtgATAACTTAAAATACCCCTTTTTGTCCTTATAGTAGACCCTCCCTAGTCCCTACCCTCTGTATATCTCTTCTTATCTAAAGTTGgttgaagaaagaaaagtgCAACGAGAGCTAACGGTGGTGAGTGGGCTTCCCCACGACCACCcatttatttcttcttcttcttcttcttcttcttggttTAGATaaggttttgtttttcttttactcttttttgTTGGGTATATGTAGTTTCACATGGTATATGTAGTGCTCAAATTTAACAAGTTTCTTTGATTCATACACAcgataaaaataatataaagagagagagagagctattccGAGAACAGCTGACGGATATAGATCGAGTTGACCAGTTATGATGATTTGAAATATGAATCGCcaatcttgaaaatgaaaaatatgaattttcatttcaaatgaaCCGTTCAAATTGGCCAACGTAATATGGCCTTGTTCTCGGTTGCTTTAGATTTTAACTGATTACGGAGAATAATTAGAATCAACAAAATCTACTAGGTGATTATAGATTTTAACTTTTGTGTTCATTAAAAAAAAGTCTATGATCATAGTACAAAAGCGacagaaaataacataaaactgattattcaaaatcagaatctataatcaattaaaatcatcattcttgCATCAGATCTAGATCCTAAATCGATATTTACAGTTGTCGCTTGTAATTACAGAAGAAATCCGTTATTCAAAAGATATATAGTACCACAACATACAAGTCAAGTAGATTGCATTGCACCATAGTAAAGACACATTTAATAGCAATCCTccttaatttcaatttttttttttttggaaaaaaataattGCGATTTTAGAAGAGTCGAACAAACAAGGCATAGGAGAGGACGGACGGAGTGTCGAGACAAAATGTCCGCATCATAGAGCCTCAGCTGCCACAACAGCGCCGCAAACCAAAAATGGGTGCATATGATATGCAATAGACTATGAataggtggtggtggtggactCGGAGTTTTGATTAGCTgtcacaacaacaacaacacgCTCTCTCATCGTTGACGACAAACCGGCCGAATGTTCCTATGTTGCAGCCCATTCCTACATTCCACACATCACAGCCGCAAGCCGCAATTCGTTACCTCATCACAACCACAGGCCACAATTCGTTACTCGTTAACTTAGAAATTCTAATGATATTTCGGGTGCATATGATAAATGAGACACAATATCACATACCTTTGACTATTATGTTTCTTTGCtttaaattgtttttttttttttgttactaTTTTGAACTTCTTTTAGAAGGCGAAAACGAAGCAGTgggaagttaaaaaaaaaaaaaaagatgtaaaattaattttaaaaagtgTTTAAACATAGGAGAAGATAGATGTGGATATCCATATTTATACAATAAGATATGTATAACTAGATGTAAATAGCTGGTGGAAAGAATCCATCTACTATTATGGTATTTAAGAAACTTTTTTGGGCATGTAGATATTTTTGGAGCAATTTTCTAGGAATTTTAGTTATAAAGTTATAATTTGTACTTCACCGTCcttatttggattgctattttttctcacaaaatttttatgttttcccTAAGTACAATTTTTTAGTCATCATTTTATTTTACGTACATCAAATTGCCGCAGTATATCTTTATATAAAAATTTCAGGAAATAGCAATCCAAGCGCGCTCTAATAAGAATTTTGACGAAGAAGTAGGTTCCATGTTTGAATTTCCTGAGAATTTTACTTACAGGACGCGGCGTGGTGTTCCCTGCTTGCCTCAAAATGAGGGATATGGTCTCCTCTGGAATTCTAGTCgttgtttcacaaataaattggtaAACTTAGAAGAGAACGTTTTATCACGGCAAGTTTGCTGCCACGTTTTTTCTGAGCAATAAAGGGCAGTCAAATCGTGTAAAATCTTATAGGGTTAATAACAATTTACGCCCTTAGCTTTGGGTCTAGTTACACTTTACTATCCTCAATCCTAAAAATACACACTTCACCCTTTGAGGACCGATCAACTTTGGAAATCTTAACTccttaaataaattaaaaaaaaaaaaaccagtgaGTGTTATGATAACATTGTCCCGTTTTGCTGAATTTTCTATAGTTTAATGCTATTTTCTtggtttgccaaaaaaaaaaaaaaaacctagatTTAATCTTTATTTTCCTCCTTCAAGTTTAAAAATAAGACTTTTCAACTCTTTTTAACAATTTTGGTTAAGTTTTTAATATTTGACTAGTTTGATAAACAAAAAATGACCATAGTGTAATTTTAACTGtttacataaactaatataataaagaaattttttaaaaaaaaaataacaaatttaatattacttttgttttttcaaattttttctaaCTCTACTTATTGTTATTAACATATTATTTATCCTTACTGTTTGATTCGAAGCTTAATGAAGTGAACATATTATTTATAAAAGTGAACATTAATCTAATAGGAAAAACTTTAAGGATAATAAACTAAATGCAAACTTTTATTTTAACATTAATTTATCATTTGACATTTTTCTTTAGTAGATACCATTGAGAAAATGTGTATTATTTAACATTAGAAGGGAAATAATAGCAACTTTTATATAATCTCATAAGTAAAAGGGCAATAACATCATTGTGCTCACATCTTTTTGGTGTATTTTTAAGCTTGAAGAGAGTAAAGTATGACTTCTGCCTAAGTGTTATTAACTCTAAAATCTTATGCAAGAATTTATACTTTGAAACTGCTTGCAGAATAATTTTATAAGTACGTAAAAAACGTACTTTTTAGGTGATAAcaaaattttttgcatttttacccAGTGACAAATCTAGTCTAAGGATATTAGCACTTAAATTTCATCTTAACGAGTGCCCCAGTGAACACTCATTTTATTAgacaacatttttttttgaatttttctgaataGAATTTTCAATTTCCACCGTTCTTAGATGTGAATTCAAATGGTCCATTAACTAACCAAAGATAAAGTAGGATAATGCGTAATATAACATGCTTGCTTGCTCGCTCGCTACAAATTATCCCATATAAAGAATGTTGAGGCTCTTAAATATATACTATGAAGTACGGTAAAACCAAGCGTTTGTATTTTTATATGCATCTAATTACCTATACATGTCCAACTAAAGATATGGCACCTTAACTGCGCTATAGAATTCCCACTAATATTTATAAGGGAGTTTTGAGCATCAGTAATGCCAACAGAAAGCAGATAAAATACCAGAAAACCTACAAGAAAAAACAATTGCTTTTGTTTAAGTGGACTCCTACGAGTTCGTGTGGTTAAATGTTCGACATGTATTACTAAGGTGGTCTTGCACAAGctacaattttcttcttctctctttgtTTATTAAGTCCCACCTCTTCTCtctgttggaaaaaaaaaaaaaaatctttttgctATTTCTTTTATGTTAGTGCTAATTATCTATTCAATTTTGTACCACGTTTCAACATTTCATAATGTACTAATTAACTAATGATACCTTGATCTACTCATAAAGAGTAACCAAAATTAAAACCTAAAATTGTAGCATTACCGTTATAAATTCAAATCTTACAACCTATACATAGTCTATGATCAGTTTTAGTCTGCCACAAGTCAGGGTTTAAATTCTCTTACCCCTCTTTGCTTCTTATTATGTTCCACTTCTTccttatgaattttttttaaaaaaaatcggATTTGTAAATCTAGCAGCTCtaccttaattttttttttttatttaatttttgtttttcccaTCGTGTATGATTTACTATCTTTTACACTCTTGTTGTGGTCATAGTAGAAGGAAAAAAGCTTGGatctttttattaatttatttacaACCGGCGGCCTTTCCAAACTACAAGAGTCGTGACTTGAGGATCAATCTATAAGGTAAACCAACGTTTTTAGGGAGGCACGAGTTACCAAACTCTTGTTAGTTCAGTGGGTTTAGGCCACTCATTTTAGCTTGACAAACTTATTTTCTCCGACATGTTACACGAGAAGTAGTCCACTATATTGACTTAGTAATAACACATTGTAATATTCCGACATTAaggaagaaaataaagaaaaaggcttGAACATAATGTAATATTTTGACTCACTTTGTGTGTTCTTACAAGCAAACCATCATTAACTGATGAGAAAGTACTATTCCCAAGGATgccaaaagtttcattttcgaATTTGACTACTGTTCttgaggagaaaaaaaaaaggattgatCATTGTTCATAAGCAATGATAAGCCTGATCTAAATTACAATGCTAAGTTTCTCACTCAACTATATATCCCGAACCTaagtggggtttttttttttttttttataagattTCAGGGACCCATGATAGTGGTGGAAGTAATATATATAGACAAGCTACAACTCAAAGTAATCTACAAATGGTGGGAATAACAACTACTCGAAATCACTACAAACTTAAATTTAATCAAGAGAAAAGATGACTGACATTCCAGCCACCTTTGAGCTTGGCTACAACCTTGCATGGttgaaaatgaaataatgagAATGGTATTAGAAGTTAGAACCAAAAGCAACCTAGCTATGGTGGTATAATATACATATGTATAATTCTAAAAAGGAACATAATAATAGTTCTTGGTTGTGACTCGCGGGGATATGCATTAGAAAGTGCAAAGATCTTGGAACTTTATCTTGCGGCCGGTGTGGTGCATCTAACAAAAATCAAAGGGCTGAAAGTTCTTGCTTTTACATGAATTGTTCAACGACTAAGGATGGCATCGTGAGGTTGCTATCAGATTGTACTCTGTACAAATCAGTACATATTTGTATAGCTCTCGATTGGTCAACCCGTATAACGTGTAAATCTCGGTCAGCAGTCATAGCTAGGGCTCTCTGACTTTGGGCGCCTTCGGATTTGGCCCTGATGATGAGGAACTGAAAAGCCAATTAATAGTTAGAAAGAGCTGAATATTCAAAGGGAAATCAACTTTTACATGTGGTCCTTCAACAAACTGCTCCTGGGAATTGGAAATCGCCTATTATACCCTGATCTTGCATGGACGGTTTGTCATTAATTACAACAACGATTATTCACACTGGAATTGGACATAGGAGTATTGATGAGTTAGTTATCCAGCAAAATTGGATATCTTATATTACACGTCAAAGTTGTGTTCCACATTGCAAGAACTCCAGACCTGTCAACAAGATTTAGAGCCACGCGAAAATCCACCTCATGCTGATCGTCAACGCTAACGTGTTTCCCTTGCTCTATCTTTAACGAGAATCAGCTAATTCAATTCTTCTAAATTGGTTGCTTAACGAAATCAAAAGTTTGATTACCTAAATAAATAGTATGCCTAAGTCATGACGATCATGAtcaccctgaaaaaaaaaattagaaaaaaaagaaacttgatTGCTTAAATAACACACCTAAGAAATTCCTGTACTTTTGATGATACATTTCCTTTCGGGGTTTTCCGGTTCTTGCTTTTCGGCTTCTGAGATTAGGTTTGGCAACAAGATTACGACGGGAGACTGTCATCGAGGAAATTAGACTCGCGGGCCGAGCAACTCTGTAgcctaatttttatttatttattggtacTTGCATGGGTTGCCGCAAAAATGTGGGATAAGCCATCCAACTTCagaccattttcttcttcttcttcttcttcttgtttcgaTTTCATCAGCTTAGCTGGCCACTACTACTCTTTTCCGTTTCAATCATTAACTGCATTATGCTGGGAGTGGAGTGAGCTTTTATAGCCAGAAATGGCTTGCCCATTTTTGAGATGCTGTACGTTTAATGTGACATTTTGATGTCCGAGGCCCTACACTGGAGATTTGGTAGCCAATCAATTGAAGAAttgaaaatcaagaaactaTCTAGTCAAGTTAATTACACGGGAAGTTTTAATAATTGACGTCAAAAATACATGAAGCTTTTTTCCTTTAGATCAAATGGCTTTTCAGAATCTCTAAATGATCTTCGATAATGAAGAAGTATGTAGGTGGTTGTTGTCATTATCTTAACTCCCCACCATTACAGAGATGAAAAAGGTCCGGAGCAAAGTTTCTTACAGCACCATTTCCATCGATTAGATATCTAACCATCAACGTGCAATTGGCATACGCTTAGACACGTACTGCTAAAATTTTGACACGAAATATCACATCAAACAATCACATTTACCTAATCATGATTAGTACCATTTATAGAAGTATTTAATTTGTGTCCTACATTGTTTCGAAAGATGGAGAAAAAACAGTTAATATATAAGTAAGAATTTGATATATACCTAACAATTTAAACTATAGGGTCAACGTTGAATCTCTTAACTTATATATTCGGCCTTTTTGGTTGGATCCATTGGGTGTTTCTTTCTAATAAGTGGTATCAAAACTTTTGATTACGAGATTCCCTAGCAAGTGGTATTGGTATTAGAGCTTTGGGTCGTGAGACTAGGCTACTTACTGACAAGTGGATTTTTTTTGGAGTTGGACCAGTGAAATTATCTTCTTAGTTTTGGTGGTGAATTAAGTGCCAATTTGGCAGGAAGTTCGATTGGTGTTAGATTAATGAGAGGTCTGAAATCTAATTTGGATGCTGAAGAAGAGTAGATTCATGACTGGGAGAACATGTGAATTTGAATATTAAAATGAATTTGCGTTGAGTATTGCAGTGAATTGAAACTTAACAATTTAAGTTTTTTGGTCAATATTGGATTTCTGACGTACATATCGAATCTCTTTGATAACGCTCTCTTGAGTGTTTCCTCCTTAACGATTTGTACGGAAATTTACTAGGAGTATTTAAAAATTCTTCCTTTGGCGGCAAAATATACATGATTAAATTATATCCTAAATACAAGGAGCAGAAAAGTTTGTGAGCACATCCATGCACGAGGGGAGTGCATCAACAAAAGCCTCCCATCAAATTGATGATGGTGCCTTGGGTCACTTGCAGGTGTCATATTCCTACTGTACATTTTTATGACACATTTCCTCCAAAAGGCTCTACAGACTAACTCATCTATGGTTAATTGTTAATCTAAACAAGAGCTGTTTCTCTAGCTTGATTCGTTCTCTTTAGAACCCTTTTAGCAGTGGCTCTAAAAGGACAAGTTGAGCTCACAAAATTGTTAACCAAGTGTAGATACGTCTTCAAATCGTGGCACGTAGCAACATCTCCTTTACTGAGCTGGGGACAATCCCTGCTACTCAACCTAAGCTCTTTGCCTATTTCAGCATAAACCCATTGTGTCCCCTCCACCCTCCTCTGAAGCCACGCTGGCAGTCCGGCTGCCACTTGTACCGCTCCCTTTTTTGCCACGTCATTTTCGTCGATGACGAAGCCGGGCACCTTTGTGATGACATCATCTGAGTTCACAATCCGGAGTACCTTGGTACCATTTCTTTCCAGGTGCTTTCTGAAGGTCCTGTCTCCCACTCGAGGCCCCCCAAATGATACAACTGTGACTATGGGTGCATGACTGAATGTGTTTGTTATGTCATATGCAGTAAGGGTGGCCAATGCTGCCCCTAAACTGTGTCCTGTGATGGTTATGCTCAGGGGCTCATCGCAGTATTTTTGGAGGATTCTTCCAATTTCTTCCCTGACCATTTGCTGCAAACTCGGACGGTCGTCCGTACTCGATGTGTACAAGCTCAAAAATCCGCTCTGCACCATCGGGTCACAATTTTCGGGAGCCATGTCATCAGGGAGGCAAGTCAAGGTGGCGCGGAGATTCTCCAGCCACTCGTGACAGGTGGCGGTGCCCCTATAGGATATCACCACATCGCGGCGTCCCAGCCGGGAAATCTCCTCCTTGTCATCGCAAACTGCCACGTAGCCTATCCAGCTGGACTGAGTCGATACCCAGTTAGGGAGCCTCTCGATCCACCGTGGCACCTGGACGGAACACGTCGCGTGTAGGCTCTCGGTGACCTGGTACCCGCTGGTGCCGAGGCCGCATTCAGCCAGCATTGATTCCTTGGCATGGCCACACTGGGCGTATGTTGGCGAAGATGCATCAAAGTCGAAGCAGCGATAGGCAGCATCCACGAACTGACCGTACCGAAGGATCTCGCTTCTTAAATCATCATCGAGGGGATCAAGCAAGCCTTCCCAGTTCTTGATCCCTTGACATTCCAGCCACTTGTCGCGCAGTTTGGCAGCTCGGATGCCCTCAAAGCACTGGATTGAGGTGCTCAACGAGTTTGTAATCTTCAGCTTTGTGCTTTGGCTGAGAGAAGAATGTGAGGCGGAAGCGGCACAGAGCTGCTCTGTGACGGGAAGATTTGAGATTGAGCCTTGCCACACGGTGCATGGCCTCACCATCCCAATAGCTAGCCTCATATTTATATTCATGTGAGCTTCAGTTTGTGTCACTGTGTAGTAATACAGGAAGTAAAGAGTGATGATGAGCAATGGAGTGTTTTGCGGGAGGTTCAGACTATTGCTCTGCTCTAACTTGGTTAAGACAACATGGGGGGAGGGGGGCTCTTCTGATTTATAGTCAAAAAGTTTGAGTGTGTGCATGTGTTGGCAAAATTTgggcaaaaaaagaaagaaagaaagtgaaTATTGAGTGAAAGTACTAAATACGTGAGGACGGTGGGATACATCATAGATGTAGTTCAAACTTGGACCTGTAGCATAGGATGGAGTGCTTTTTAGTTTCTATGCTCTAGCACTATGCTTTTGTGGGGACACAACAATCACCACACAAAGATGAAAGAAACTATAGAAACTGGTAAACGCCGGTGGAAGCaaagttattaaacccggcccggCCCGACTATCGAACCGTTGACCCGGTCATTGGATCGGGCCGggtttcaaatcaaatcatttGATCAAGGAGGCCGTTGACCGGATTAACTCGGAAACCTGGTCGGTTTTGTCCTTGAACCCGAAAAAAATTTATTGCCTTTGTTGAAGTTCAAACCTTAGACCTATGCCCAACACTACAACATACTTACCACCAAATTACTTCGAAATATGCTAATAAAATAcctttattataatatataaatgttttttcaattctacctttttttttgctctaaaacaaatatattgaatcttttaataaaaatttattacccttcaaactctataagttataaaatagatttcaaaaataGCATATTATATAAttcattttaaagacaaatattattttaataattttttacacttaaaattcataaataagttAGATAATTACATTaaatattgataaaattttacacttcAAGTTTGGTGTATTACTAAATAACTTTATATTGgattgattcttatatgaattaattattttacagcaaattaaattaaatgagcttTTGCTATGGCATTGTTTATTACAAAAAATtgtgaaatataatatttaaatatatttagtgactcacccactgGTTGAACCACTCACCCACTGGTTGAACCTATAACTCGTTGACCCACCTCCTTCGCCGGGTTCCTTTCCGggttgggtttaataactatgggtGGAAGTGATTTTAAGGATTTCATTCCCTTTCAAGTTCATATTCTATTCGTAGGGAAGCAGCCAGAGCTACTTTTCTTTGAAAGACAAATTTGCCCTTCAAGGCTTTCCCCCACTCTTTGGTTTGGTACAAGTATTTGTTTTAATCGACTTTTGGAACCCATTGTTTACAAATTTTGCTATGGAATGTATAAGCATCTCTTCAACTTGTAAGTAACTCACCCAtcttttctagttttatttgaGCATAGGGACATACATTCTTGGACATATTGTATCATTTGGAACTGAATATATAATTTGCCATACAAATAATTCAGAGAGCTAGTGGTTTAGATTGGACCAAATAATTtaccaatttatttatttattttttccaaaactttACAATTT containing:
- the LOC113724081 gene encoding phospholipase A(1) DAD1, chloroplastic-like, whose protein sequence is MRLAIGMVRPCTVWQGSISNLPVTEQLCAASASHSSLSQSTKLKITNSLSTSIQCFEGIRAAKLRDKWLECQGIKNWEGLLDPLDDDLRSEILRYGQFVDAAYRCFDFDASSPTYAQCGHAKESMLAECGLGTSGYQVTESLHATCSVQVPRWIERLPNWVSTQSSWIGYVAVCDDKEEISRLGRRDVVISYRGTATCHEWLENLRATLTCLPDDMAPENCDPMVQSGFLSLYTSSTDDRPSLQQMVREEIGRILQKYCDEPLSITITGHSLGAALATLTAYDITNTFSHAPIVTVVSFGGPRVGDRTFRKHLERNGTKVLRIVNSDDVITKVPGFVIDENDVAKKGAVQVAAGLPAWLQRRVEGTQWVYAEIGKELRLSSRDCPQLSKGDVATCHDLKTYLHLVNNFVSSTCPFRATAKRVLKRTNQARETALV